The Gemmatimonadota bacterium genome has a window encoding:
- a CDS encoding amidohydrolase family protein — protein sequence MVDFPIVDTHVHLWDPNHLRYSWLDGIPLLNQRYLLEEYRQACGAVQVEQMVFVQCECDAGQHVQEAEWVSGLARQDGRIRGIVANAPLERGAAVDEDLETLAAIPLVKGIRRLLQSEDAAFCLQPGFIEGVRLLPSHGLSFDICIFHPQLANAIEFVRQCPDVSFILDHIGKPDIKNQVFDPWKNELRTLAEMPNVYCKISGLVTEADMERWTPEDLKPYIDHVIACFGIDRVMYGGDWPVAFQATEYPRWVDTLSWATSGLSDAERRKLFHDNAISFYRL from the coding sequence ATGGTGGATTTCCCCATTGTCGATACCCACGTACATCTCTGGGACCCGAATCACCTGAGATACAGCTGGCTGGACGGTATTCCCCTGCTGAACCAGCGGTACCTGCTGGAAGAATACCGGCAGGCCTGCGGAGCGGTCCAGGTGGAGCAGATGGTCTTCGTGCAATGCGAATGCGACGCCGGCCAGCACGTCCAGGAAGCGGAATGGGTATCCGGTCTCGCCCGGCAGGACGGCCGGATCCGCGGGATCGTGGCCAACGCGCCGCTCGAACGGGGCGCGGCGGTCGACGAAGATCTCGAGACCCTGGCCGCCATTCCCCTGGTAAAGGGCATCCGCCGCCTGCTGCAGTCCGAGGACGCCGCCTTTTGCCTGCAGCCCGGTTTCATCGAAGGGGTCCGCCTTCTGCCGTCCCACGGGCTGTCCTTCGATATCTGCATCTTCCACCCGCAACTGGCCAATGCGATCGAATTTGTCCGGCAGTGCCCCGACGTCTCCTTCATCCTGGATCATATCGGCAAGCCCGACATCAAGAACCAGGTATTCGATCCGTGGAAGAACGAATTGAGGACCCTGGCGGAGATGCCCAATGTCTACTGCAAGATTTCGGGGCTCGTCACCGAGGCGGACATGGAGCGGTGGACGCCCGAGGATCTGAAGCCCTACATCGACCACGTGATTGCGTGTTTCGGCATAGACCGGGTCATGTACGGCGGGGACTGGCCCGTCGCCTTCCAGGCCACGGAGTACCCGCGCTGGGTGGATACCCTGTCCTGGGCGACCAGCGGACTTTCGGACGCCGAAAGACGCAAGCTGTTCCACGACAACGCCATCTCCTTCTACCGGCTGTAA